ATTTAGACGTATTTATTTTTTGTCAAACTACAGCATTGATCCTAGAAGCGGGTTATATTAGAAGGCTGTTACTGCGTTCAAATATGACTATAGGGAGACAAATTTTATTACAGTATGGTGTGGCGATACTCATTGCCACGCCTCTTCTATTGATGCCATTTTCTTTAAACCCAGGAGAGGAACTGTCTCTTATTGATGCTGCCTTTGTGGCAGTTTCAGCAATATCTGTAACAGGATTAAGTCCCATTGATATCGGCTCAGTTTTTTCACAAACTGGCCTTATGATCATTTTGGCTTTGATTCAACTTGGGGGTCTTGGGATCATTTTGGTTATTGCGGGATTTTCTATTGCGCGCTTTGGTCGAATGTCTATGAATACAATTTTAATGGGACAAGAAATGTACGGGTCAAGAGTAGGGGATGTGCCCAGATTTCTTGGACGTGTCGTTATGTTGACATTCGTTGTTGAGGCTATAGGATTTTTGTTGCTCTATTTATGTTTGCCTAGTGACGCTTCAAATAGATTTTTTACTGCGTTATTTCATTCCGTTTCAGCGTTTTGTAATGCGGGGATATCTACTTTTCCTTCAGGATTACAAGACAGCCCATTTCATTTCTCAGCCTTAGCTGTGGTGTGTTTGTTGATTATTATTGGCGGGATGGGCTTCCCCATTCTTTTAGACATCTTGTCAATTATGCGTTCCCCTAAGAAAGGGATTGGGCATTTAAGTGCGTACACAAAGCTTACGCTCACAGTAATGGGAATTTTATTGGTGATGGGCTCAGTGCTCTTTTTTGCTTTTGAAACGGCAAGACCTGATGAGCAAATAGGTTTTTTCTCTCGATTAGGTTATTCGATTTTTTATAGTGTTAGTAGTAGAACGGCGGGCTTTGGTGTGGCACCAACAGATGCGTTGCATGCTTCATCCCTGTTCTTTTTATCATTTTTAATGTTATTAGGCGCTAATCCTTCTTCAACAGGGTCGGGAATCAAAACTACCACGGTGGGGGTTTTGTTTTTGGCAATTTACAATAGTATCCTTGGGAAAAATCAAGTCGTATTTGCGGGACGAGCCATTCCTGCCACGGTGGTTTCCAGAGCCTTGACTGTGGTGGCTCTTCATATTTTTGTGGCGTGTACAGCACTAGTGGTCTTGGTTTTAGTCGAACCTCTGCCCATAGGACCACTGGCTTTTGAGGTGATATCGGCACTTTCTACGGTTGGGTTTTCTATGGGAATTACGCCAGAACTTTCAGTATTTGGAAAAATTGTTGTTATAACGTTAATGTTGGCGGGACGATTTGGGATTTTGGCGGTTCTGCTTATGAGTATTGGAAGTCCTGCGAATGTTAAGGTTCGCTATCCTGAAGACGAATTTTTTGTGGGTTAAAAGTATATTGGTCAACGAATATGCCAAGTGTGAGGTATAAAATGAAAGAAAGAGTTTTGGTTATTGGTATTGGACGTTTGGGCTCGTCACTCGTGAGGAACCTGTATGATACGGGAGCGGAAGTGATCGCACTAGATACAGATCTAGAAAATATTAACTCTGTAAAAAGTAAATCTCACTTAGCTATACAGGGAGACGGAACCGATATTGAAGTGCTCAGAGAAATTGGAGCAAGCACAGTGGATATGGCGATCGTAAGTATTGGTGAAGACTTTGAGGCTTCCGCTATGACCCTTACAAATTTAATTGAACTGAATGTGAAAAGAGTGGCTGTGCGTGCTCCGACCACAAGGCTTGCGCGCATCTATCAAAGCATAGGGGCCCATGAGGTGTTTTATGTTGAAGAAGATATGGGTAAGATTTTGTCTCTGCGTTTTATGCGTCCTTCCATTAAACATGAAATGGATTTGGGATTTGGATTAAAAATGGTGGAATGGAGCCCAGGCAAGTGGACGCATGGTAAGACTCTGGCTGAACTCAAGCTTCCTACAAAATTCAAAATTCAAGTAGTGGGCTTTAGAGACCCTGTAAACCCAAAAGAAATCCTAATGCCTACGCCTGACTACGTTATTAAAGGCGAAATACTTGCGTTGATTCTTGGACATGATAGAGATATTCAGAAGCTTTTAGAGCAATAATCTAATAAGCGGGGGGTATTTATGAAGGTGATGAGTCGCTTGTTCCCAATGGTCGTGTTGAACGTTTTGATGTGTATCGGTTTTGCTCATGCTGGTGTGTTTTCTGAGATTGATATTTTAGTCAGAGAGGCCGCTATTGCTGAGGTTCAGAGTCAGTACACTGAGCTACAATTAGATCGCGCCTTTTATGACATCACCTATGAGGTGGCGCAAGATTCTTTGCCAGGCTGTCATTTTACATTGCTAGGTGAAATGTCTTTAGCAACAGATATGTATGAGTTCACGGCCTGCGTGGTGGCTCATAGTAAATCAGATATTGTGGTGACAATTATAAACTTGCAACAAAGGAACTAAAAATGAGTCGCATTCATTTTTTTATCGCATCAAATATAGTTATGATTATTCTTGCTGTAACCATGGTGTCTCACCAGAGCCATGCGGCCCAAGAGAGGTCTGTCTCTGTTCAAGGAACTTGTCTGCGTTCGGCTCAACCCAATCGTGCTAGCATTACATTTTATGCAGAATCTTTAAATAAAGATGCGCAGGCGGCTCTCAAAGATGCGGTCAAAAATTTTCAAGCCGCAAGAGCTGAGATTCAAAAGTTACAACTTAAAAACCTAGAACTCGAAACTGTAGAAAACACGGTTTATGAAGAAAAAGTTTGGGAGAACAACAAGCACGTATTTAAAGGTTATAAGGCCAGAGTCGGTTTAAAAGTTGTAACCCAAGACATTAGTAAAATTGGTGAAGTGATCGCTGTTGTAGCAAAAAAAGGGATCAGTAACATTGGACAACTGGTGACAGATATGTCGCCTGCAAAAAAGAAAGCCGAGCAAGAAGCTTGTCTTGAGCAAGCCATTGCAAATGCTAAGTCTAAGGCCGCTCGAATGGCCAAAGCAGCAGGCGCAAAAGTAGGAAAAGTGATTAGTATCGTAGAAGGTTATGAACAGCGCGGATTTGAACCACGTCCTATTGCCTATGCAGATAGCTCAAGAAGTGCTATGGTCAGCTCTATGGCAGCACCAGAGTCTTCGATACCGTCGATTGATGTTCGAGCTCAAGACATTTCTATGAGTGTCAGTGTTATGTTTGCCTTGGAGTAAAAATGCCACATCTTTATCCTAAAATCGAACCGTTTAAAACAGAACGAATCCAAGTCTCTGATTTGCATGAAATTTATATGGAGCAGGTAGGTAACCCTAAGGGACAACCAGTTATCTTTTTGCATGGTGGACCTGGAGGAGGCTTACATCCTGATTATCGCCGCTATTTTGATCCCGACTATTACCGAGTGATCTTGTTTGATCAAAGGGGCTCGGGGCAAAGCACGCCCCATGCTGAATTGAAAGAAAATACAACATGGGATTTGGTTGCCGATATTGAAGTGATCAGAAAGCATCTTGATATTGATAAATGGATTGTATTTGGTGGAAGTTGGGGATCGACGTTGTCCCTTTCCTATGCGGTAGAGCATCCAGACCGTGTTGAAAACTTGGTATTACGTGGAATTTTCATGTGTCGCCCTAAAGAGATTCAGTGGTTCTATCAAAAAGGAACAAGTTTTATGTTCCCAGATTTATGGCAGAAGTACGAAGAGATCATTGAACCCGCAAAGCGCACCAATATGGTCAAAGCTTATTATGAACTATTAACCCATCAAAGCTCCGAGGTTCGTTTAGAAGCGGCCAAAAGATGGAGTCAGTGGGAAGCGGGAACATCGCACTTGTATTATGACCAAGATGCGGTGGATGACTATGGTGATCCACATAAGGCTCTCGCTTTTGCGCGCATTGAATGCCATTACTTTATGAACGATGCCTTTTTTCCTTACGATAATTTTTTACTGGCACAAGCTGAAAAGTTTAAGCATATCAAAGGCTGGATTGTGCAAGGACGTTATGATGTAGTTTGTCCTCCTACCAGTGCATGGGAACTGCACCAGGTTTGGCCGAACTCAGAACTTGTGATGATTCCAGATGCAGGGCACTCTATGTCTGAACCAGGTATCCAAAAAAAATTAGTTGAAATCATGGATGGACTAAGAAAGTCAGAAGCTCTTTAAAAGAAAAGGTTCAGACCAATTTGTCCATAAAAGCTGTCTTCTAGACTTGTAGGATTTTTAGGTTTCCAAGAATAGCTTTCGGCGATAAAAAATTGTCGATGAAACGCATAGCCAAACTCTGCATCTAGCATAAGATTTTTAAGTAAGGGAGCCTTGAGTCCCACAAAAGCTTTGTGCTCTTCGTGAAAGAGTCGTTCTTTATTATTAGTCCTTCCGTATTGAAAGTAAGACTGCTGGGATAAATCCACGCCTGCGTACACTCTAAACGGTCCCATAATATGATAAAAGATTTGGCCTTTAAAAATCCATGGGACCACAGCAAAAATACTAGTGCTCCACTTCGGAGCAAACTTCCAATAGATAGAAGCAAAAGGAGCTCCAAATGTTCCGATAAAATCTTGGCTATAAATGTAAGTATAAGCAAAGAAGGGAAGAGGAATATTATTCAGAATAGGTCGGTTATTAGAATAGTTGAGCAAAAGCGTCCACCGTCCTTTGGGACCGTAAGCAAAACTATAAATGGCATTAAGATTAAGTGTGTTTACGGAAGAGTCTTTGAAAGGCTTGTCAGATTTTGTTCCATAGCCACCGTAAAAGCTCAGTTGACGGGTTTCAGAAACTTTCTGTGAATACGTGAAGCCAAACTCAGAATCATACAGGTCAGTGATCCCTGTAGTATTTGGAGTCACATTTAAGTGAGAGTATTTGGTGGTAAATTTAAGATTAGAGCCTTCATTTTTATAGAGAGTAAATAACCCAAATGCGGTTCCATATTCGCTGCGATCTTGGTTGTAACGTTCACCACTAAGTTTGATCTGGTGTCTTCCAGGAGTAGGGGCTCCTAGGTTGCCTAGATCTGAGAGGCTAAACCCATAAGCTGAGTGGGGAATCAGAGATATTCCTAGAGCCAGACAAAATATAAGTGCAGCCATCGGGTTTGAAAAATGAATGAAGCAAAGACGTGTCATTCAATTAGATTAGCAATGATTTGAATAAAAAGAAGTATAAAATGTGAAGGTCAAGTTTTTGGGATAAAGCATGTAATCACATTCAAAGAGCGATATTCATTTATTGTGAATTGAGTTAAGGTGAACTTATGGAAGTATTAAAAAGTCATAAGTGTTTTAATGGGGAGGTTTTCTTTTGGAAGCACACCTCTCAAGTGACGCAGACACAGATGAAGTTCTCGGGTTTTATTCCGTCTAAGCCTCAGGCTGCGATCATTTGGCTTTCAGGACTTACTTGCAATGAAGAAAATTTTATCACTAAGGCAGGTTCGCAAAAATACTTATCTCAACAACAGCTGGCTATTTTCTGCCCAGACACCTCTCCACGAGGTTTAAATTTACCCGAAGAGCATTCCTCTATTGAGTTTGGGAGTGGCGCGGGGTTTTATGTGGACGCACTGGTGGACCAGTATCGTGACCATTACAAGATGTATTCTTATATTTCAGAAGAGTTTTATTCTTTGGTGCAAAATGAATTTGGATTTAATCAAAACATATCATTGATGGGACATTCTATGGGAGGGCATGGGGCCTTAGTGATTGGTCTTCGAAATCCAGAAAAGTTCAACTCCATTTCTGTATTTGCTCCTATAGCCAACCCATCACAGACCCATGGTAAAATTTTAGAAAGATATCTTGGAGGAGATGAGGCTTTATGGAGAGGGTATGATGCGTGCGAGCTATTGACCGCAGGTTTTGGCCACCGTAACCCGATTCTGGTGGATCAGGGTTTGGCTGACGAGCTTTTGCCTGAACGACTTTTAACCTCAAGATTAGAAAAGGCCTTACAGGATGCGGGACAAGCTTATGACATGCGCTATCGGCCAGATTATGATCACTCTTACTACTATATCTCCACGTTCATTCATGAACATATAGAGTTCCATAAGAAGTATTTGAATAGATAAATGAAAACTTGTTTTAAACCCCGTTCAGTGGCCTTCAGACACACCTGCGGGGGGGTCTGAAGTAGAGGGTTTCATCTTCTTTGGTTACTTATATTAGGGTTGGCGTCTTCTTTTGAGCGGGCATCTAAGTAAAATAGATGATCTAGTTTATTTCAGACCTTTAAGTGTGGCTGCAAGCTTGGGGTTAGCGTTTTCGTAGTTTTGAATTAGCATTCTCTTTTCGTGAGCCTCAAGGCTAGAAAGGGTCTTTCTCATATTGTTTTTATAGTCTTTAAGTTTGCTGTTGAACTGTTCTCGGGGGACGAATTTAGAGAGTTCTTGAAGTTCTTCAATAAGACCTTGTGTGTAATCAATTTCGGACTTGGCTTTTTTGACGTTGAATTCAGACCATAAGTCATTGGCCATGGCATTGGCTGAAAACAAAGAAAAGATAATAAACAAAATCGATAGTTTCATACGTCCCTCCACTATACGACACACATATACATAATAAGCAATTGCTATGCCATATATCCTGCAACTCAATGCAGAAGCGGCGTACATGGCGTTTACGATGGAAAATAGATTTTCAATTTTTTTTGAATTTGTGTCTTAATTTTGTCTTCTATAGATACAGATTTATGAAGTTTACTTCACAAATACAAAGTATTTTACCAAAAAGTGTCAAAAAGTAAGATTAAATTGGTCAAAAATGTATATCTAATGTCTTCTTTTGTGCCAAAATGTTTTGAAAATCACACTCCGTGAGACACCGTAAATAAAGGGTTTTGTAGTGGTTTTGGGTGTCCCAAATACGAGCCGATAGATGCCCTTTGTGATATGAAGAGAGGATCATAGCAGGCGTGGAAACCACGCCAGAGCTTATTTTTTACATGTATTGTAAAAGTATATAGTTTTTAAAATCTCGGCCAAAACAATGGCTATAGAGCGTATGAGGCTGGGTAATTTATAAAAGAAAAGTGGAGTGAGGATAAAATTGAAGGTCCCTATAACTAGATAGGCCGCTAAAAATACTTGTAAAAGAGAAAGCACCCATGCGGTCTTTTTCTTGTTCACAAAAGCATAGATTTGCGCTGCAAACAAAGGGATAGCTAGCAAACGACCCAGATAGTTCATCAAGATGGAAAATGTCATAAAACCCGAGGAGTTGCTAAAGGCATCCAATGGTAATGAAGTGCTAAAAATCGAGACAATGGCTGCGCCTAAGGACACCCACAGTGACAATAGGATAAAGTAGTTTGGGTTTTCAAATATGGGAAACAAGTATTTTTTTAAAATGTCATCGTTGTTGTTCATAAATACATTGGACACATGTTTTACAAGGAAGTCAATGTAAACACAGCAGGTAGAAAAATAGACCGCGCTTTTCCATCGGAGTCTGAACCCTGAAAATTAGTATAAGTTATCTGCTATTGATAAGTCTTTGCTGTAAAAAAAGTTAAAGCATTTATATATTTTTAATATAAACAATACGGATCATTTTTGTAAATACACAACATCAATCTTATATTTTTTATTTGTAGGAAAATTATCAGGATGTATGACAAGATTTAATCCGTCCAAAATAAAATTTGTAATTGTGACACCATCAATTTTTACTATGATTTCGCCTTTTGGTAGTACAGGAAGGGTAAATTCAGTTTTGGTGATTTGACCCACATCTTTGATTAAAGATTCAAAGTGGGGAGTCCAATCTGACTCGCAGATGTTAAAAATATTTCCGTTAGTGGCTTGAGCCAACTTGATATATTGTGATCCAGGGTTATCAATACAAGGGCTTATTTTTTTATCAATACCGATAAATCCAAAGATTTTAATATGTGCAAGATCTAAAAGTTTAGAAAGACCTAGTAAAAACACATTAGAACTGATCTCAGAATTGTCATCAGAGACAATGACAATGACTTTTTTAGAATCGAAACGAAGACTTTTCCCGATCATCTGTGGGAGTAGTTTTAAAAACTGAACCAATCCGTCGCGACTATTGATATACTGTACAATCTGTCTGTAGCCTCGTGACAGGGCCCACTCGCTTAAGGCCATCCCGTGCGAACCTTTGTTGTTTGTAATTAAAGTAAAGTTCAGTTTTGAACGGTCTTCAACGCTTAATAAAAATTTTCCAATATTCTCACGGATGATTTGAATCTCTTCTACCATCGAGACAGAGTTGTCTACTACCCAAATCATATCTACGTTAGATGTAGTGTTGATGTCTCTATCAAAGGAATAGACGACGGTTTCTGGAAGATCAATGCTATTGTCTTGGTCTTCTACGGATGTGCCGCTAAATTCAGTTTTACTGCATCCTGCAAAAATAAATAAAACGCTCATCATAATGATCAATGATTTTGATAGCACTTTCATGTTTACCTCGTGGCCTTTCTGGCTCCTACAAAGCTTTTAACGGATTGCTATAGTCTTTGGTTGAGTCTAGTTTGGACAAAAGGAGAGGATGAGAATGTGCCATAGAGCTGGAACAAGCCCTAGGTCTAGGGAGCTATATGGAGTGGGTCTTAAGTTTGAATAAAAGTGTAAAACTATAACACAAATCTAAGCCTAAAAATCAGGCCTTGTTGAGGATAGGTAGTGTTACTAAAATGTTTTTATGAAAGCTTTCCTCTTTTTTTTATTTACCTTTTTATTTGTGATTTCTAATTTACAAGCTGAAGAGCTGGGTCGTGGTGACACAGGCGACTCAGGTAGAAGTACCCCAGCTCACAGAAGCAGTAATTCGCCCAGCCAAGATTTGCAGGATTTGGTCAGTCGAATCAATAGCTTTAAAGGCTGTTCAGATAAAGTGTGGCCAGGCATGCAAATGCCAACGAGTGACATGGCGATTGTGGATGTGGATGGTTCCCGTTGGCGTATCCAAAATGGAAATTTAGTTCCCGCAACGGATTTGCCAGCAAAGATCAGCTTTAACGGAGGGTATGCAGTAAATAGCAATAAAACTCCACGAGAAGTTATACTAGGTTTACAAAATCTACAGCGCGAAAAAGAAATACGTGAACAGATGGAGGCTGAGGCTCAAGAAGCCAAGACCACAGGACAAGAAATGCAAGATCCCTACGCTTCACCTCATGATTCTGCTTTATGTAAGCAACTCAGAGAAAAGTTTCGGAAACAAAACAAGAGCTTTGCCTCGAGTGGCTCAAGTCCTGAGCCCTCTTTGACAGATTCTGCATTCATGTTGGGTGTCCATGAGGGCTTTCATATTTGTGACCAAGAAGACAAATGGCACTATCAATCAAAAAAAGATAGTGGACCACGAAGGTCTGCCTACCCTGCGGTCACAGAGCCAAGGCAACTTCGGTATAAAACGAAACGCGCTTTGATGGAGGCCTTAAAAACTACAGACACCAGCCAACGTCAGAAGTATCTACAAGAAGCAGCGTACTGGCATAAACTCTATAAGTCTAAATACGGCGAGGGAAGTGCAAATCCAGAACCTCACGAAGCGACAGATATTATAGAGGGTTCAGCAAGGTATGTGGAGATTTTAGCTAATGCCGTAGATTGCAAAAAAGATATAAGCTCTACGGAGCTAGCCAAAATCAGTCGTAAGGCGATTTTGGATAATGTGGGTGTTTCACCTGAGGCCACTTACGATATGGAGTCCTACAGTTTGGGAGCCTTAGCGGGCGCTTTATTAGATCAAAATCAAAAACAAAGTCCTGCATGGAAGATCAAATTAGAAAAGGACAAAGTGTCTGCCTTGGATCAGTTGTTAGGTCAGGTCAAACCACAGAGAGGAGCCTTGTCGGCAAAAGAGACTAAGGCCCTAGACGAAATTTCAGAGACACCATCAAAGGTGGCAGAAGAGTGTTATGCTAAACCCAACATGAGACAACTTGCAAATTATAAGAACGATGAATATGTATGGGTGTCTATCCCTACACAGGCATTTCGTGGCAAAGGATTTTATGATGGTTCGTCTGTGATTCCAGGAACGAGTTATGTAAACATTGATTCCTATGCCAGTGCGGGTGGTGTGGATGTCGAAAATCAACCTTTGGTGCAACATCCAAGTAATCCTTGTGGAGCCACAGGAACCTTGATGGTTTTGGTCAAGAAGAGTTCCATTAAAGGCAATCAAGTGAATTATGATAACTCTTCGGGACATCCTGCTGGCAAAGTATCGGGAACGATTAACCCGACGCCAAGATCTTCATCCTCATTGGGAACCGTTTACTGTGCCTCGAATTGATAGCGAGTGATTAAGTAAGCTGACTTTGAGGGTGAGACATGAAGTCTGTGGTCATTTTCAGCTTGCTATTCCGCGTCCATGTGAAAGTCATGTTTTCAGCTCAGAGAAGCTAGTGTAAGCCCTTCCTTGTATGTGGTTATTCAGGCTTGTGGCTATTGAACTTTTAATGTTGGGAGTAACGTCTTCGGCGTATGCCGTTGAAGTGGCGTTCTTTCGTCAGTATACGCCCTCAGGTCAACTTGTGGTTTATGAGGCTGGGGGAGAGTTTGCGCATGTGGCTCTCTCTTATCAGGGAAAGTGGCTGCATGCCCATCCTTATGGTGGTGTTCAGCTGTCTCATCATATTTATGAGATAGGTTTTTTAGATTATGTGATCCTCGAAAATAAAAATACACCTGAACCTACAGACATGTTTGTTCATACGCAGTTACAAAAGGGATTTGATATTTTTGCGCAGTGGACGGATGCAGGAAAAACATATTGCTCTAAATTGATTGCAGAATTTTTTGGAATTCAGCCGCGTACAATGTACTTCATCTCTAAGGACTGGGTGGGTCACAATCCTCCGCGTGGTCAGTTAGGAATTTCACCTGATGATCTGTTTAAAGAGCTAATTGGTAAAAAAGGGTTTCAGATGAAGCCAGAGACAGGAGCACAAGGCGCAGTCAAAACTCACGATCGGTTGCTGACCAAGGCAGCGCCCCGCTCGCCACAAAAAAGAAAATGTGTAGGATACCTTACTAGTCAATAAATTTAATATGGTTCAGTGCTGTGGCTGTGACTTTATAATCGTTTTTATAATTATTGGGCCGAGAGGTTTGCGATAAAAGAATCAAATCTTTTTTAACCTGATAAGCATAAACAAGAGTCACAAAAACTTGTCCCTTTTCTTTGGTGGTAAAAATATAGGTTTGTGTTCTGTACCCGTTGCTGCTTGTAAGTGGAGTTTTTTGTTTAAGAGAGGCTTTGTTTTTAAAGTATTTTTTATTTAAAAACATCTCAAGGTGATCGACCGTTTTGTTGTTGGGCATGGGTTGCTTAAGTACAAACATAGAAGGGACAAAGTCTTTTCCATTCTTGTTTAATAA
This region of Pseudobdellovibrionaceae bacterium genomic DNA includes:
- the pip gene encoding prolyl aminopeptidase; this translates as MPHLYPKIEPFKTERIQVSDLHEIYMEQVGNPKGQPVIFLHGGPGGGLHPDYRRYFDPDYYRVILFDQRGSGQSTPHAELKENTTWDLVADIEVIRKHLDIDKWIVFGGSWGSTLSLSYAVEHPDRVENLVLRGIFMCRPKEIQWFYQKGTSFMFPDLWQKYEEIIEPAKRTNMVKAYYELLTHQSSEVRLEAAKRWSQWEAGTSHLYYDQDAVDDYGDPHKALAFARIECHYFMNDAFFPYDNFLLAQAEKFKHIKGWIVQGRYDVVCPPTSAWELHQVWPNSELVMIPDAGHSMSEPGIQKKLVEIMDGLRKSEAL
- a CDS encoding TrkA family potassium uptake protein is translated as MKERVLVIGIGRLGSSLVRNLYDTGAEVIALDTDLENINSVKSKSHLAIQGDGTDIEVLREIGASTVDMAIVSIGEDFEASAMTLTNLIELNVKRVAVRAPTTRLARIYQSIGAHEVFYVEEDMGKILSLRFMRPSIKHEMDLGFGLKMVEWSPGKWTHGKTLAELKLPTKFKIQVVGFRDPVNPKEILMPTPDYVIKGEILALILGHDRDIQKLLEQ
- a CDS encoding SIMPL domain-containing protein (The SIMPL domain is named for its presence in mouse protein SIMPL (signalling molecule that associates with mouse pelle-like kinase). Bacterial member BP26, from Brucella, was shown to assemble into a channel-like structure, while YggE from E. coli has been associated with resistance to oxidative stress.), which gives rise to MSRIHFFIASNIVMIILAVTMVSHQSHAAQERSVSVQGTCLRSAQPNRASITFYAESLNKDAQAALKDAVKNFQAARAEIQKLQLKNLELETVENTVYEEKVWENNKHVFKGYKARVGLKVVTQDISKIGEVIAVVAKKGISNIGQLVTDMSPAKKKAEQEACLEQAIANAKSKAARMAKAAGAKVGKVISIVEGYEQRGFEPRPIAYADSSRSAMVSSMAAPESSIPSIDVRAQDISMSVSVMFALE
- the fghA gene encoding S-formylglutathione hydrolase, with protein sequence MEVLKSHKCFNGEVFFWKHTSQVTQTQMKFSGFIPSKPQAAIIWLSGLTCNEENFITKAGSQKYLSQQQLAIFCPDTSPRGLNLPEEHSSIEFGSGAGFYVDALVDQYRDHYKMYSYISEEFYSLVQNEFGFNQNISLMGHSMGGHGALVIGLRNPEKFNSISVFAPIANPSQTHGKILERYLGGDEALWRGYDACELLTAGFGHRNPILVDQGLADELLPERLLTSRLEKALQDAGQAYDMRYRPDYDHSYYYISTFIHEHIEFHKKYLNR